The Amphiprion ocellaris isolate individual 3 ecotype Okinawa chromosome 6, ASM2253959v1, whole genome shotgun sequence genome contains a region encoding:
- the LOC129349130 gene encoding LOW QUALITY PROTEIN: caspase recruitment domain-containing protein 9-like (The sequence of the model RefSeq protein was modified relative to this genomic sequence to represent the inferred CDS: inserted 1 base in 1 codon): MEAACEDDLCWLQLEDFRMLLIKTIDPSRITPYLRQCQVISAEDEEQLFTIWVRFYVPPVLGVSRRSLGALLDTLQRTGVKSYTAFLESLELDYPDLXPNKTFSILIDTAGESGLTQFLMSELNRLQRALQDQRRCRQQACSVAKEQSVEVKEELELHCAQLKGDAKIYRQQNKQMLRQLEEVSRERDKALTSRAEQQEEARLLLQEKDQYREQVRQLTEQSDRLELLLLKTQGEELQLRTRLRKITCNSHQGERSVSSEEEEEPTERAAKGSSEEVRSGTSGENEEAAAHQQQLSSSVGEPESDHKASNAAS, translated from the exons ATGGAGGCGGCTTGTGAGGACGACCTGTGCTGGCTGCAGCTGGAGGACTTCAGGATGTTGCTCATTAAGACCATCGATCCGTCCAGGATCACTCCTTACCTGCGCCAGTGTCAG GTGATCAGCGCCGAGGACGAGGAGCAGCTCTTCACAATCTGGGTCCGGTTCTATGTTCCTCCTGTTCTAGGAGTCAGCAGACG ctctctaggAGCTTTGTTGGACACTCTCCAGAGGACAGGGGTCAAAAGTTACACGGCGTTCCTGGAGAGTCTGGAGCTGGATTATCCCGACC TACCCAACAAGACCTTCAGCATCCTGATCG ACACAGCAGGAGAATCTGGTTTGACTCAGTTCCTGATGTCAGAGCTTAACCGCCTCCAGAGGGCGCTGCAGGACCAGAGACGGTGTCGCCAGCAGGCGTGCTCTGTTGCCAAGGAACAG AGTGTGGAGGTGAAAGAGGAGCTGGAGCTGCACTGTGCTCAGCTGAAAGGCGACGCCAAGATTTACCGTCAGCAGAACAAACAAATGCTCCGCCAGCTGGAGGAGGtgagcagggagagagacaaG GCACTGACATCGCGGgcggagcagcaggaggaggcaCGGCTGCTCCTGCAGGAGAAGGATCAGTACAGGGAGCAGGTCAGGCAGCTCACCGAGCAATCTGATAGGCTGGAGCTGCTCCTGCTGAAGACACAGGGGGAGGAGCTACAACTGAGGACACGCCTCCGCAAAATCACCTGCAACTCTCaccag ggTGAGAGGAGTGtgagcagcgaggaggaggaggagccaaCAGAGAGAGCTGCTAAGG GCAGCAGTGAGGAGGTTCGCAGCGGGACTTCGGGGGAAAATGAGGAGGCAGCagctcatcagcagcagctcagttctTCTGTAGGAGAACCAGAGTCTGACCATAAAGCTAGCAATGCTGCATCATGA